A stretch of Mytilus edulis chromosome 11, xbMytEdul2.2, whole genome shotgun sequence DNA encodes these proteins:
- the LOC139494068 gene encoding uncharacterized protein, which yields MANLSKEEENYVRLALLLKGVTPRAVRTYFDREFLPSSLPSKIKTSYNTLSDLKLKRIINQAQWNLLVPRNGVPDSKTFDVTLMICLIRNLTSISPPINGFDSPPPSGETTPGSDLARIKCYRNKLAHHDSNTIDTAYFNTAWKDISDAVGRLGGQTMYQECQELKVKILDQSNQEIVIEIQQSIEEMKAWRKTIDNFGHEYSKVHENLRELQTCHSTLQTEHTKVTEKVNLLQTELTKANEILKDPIPPNIRDQIEKEIKEWEIKDKMFVTTRASEYVLECLQDNSCVTLTAPSGVGKSFIARHTALVLQQEGYKIIPVRRPDDIRDYYQPGKQTIFIVDDICGNFTANQQQIENWQQMLPVINTVIADKCCKIIVSCRLQVYKDNKFNILKPFKSCECNLLSDKLCLTAEEKDIIASIYFDSGLDNIDRLSQNSEFFPLLCSLYHWGKHGDIKEFFKNPFFVYQNELDSLGRHGDEGSYKICSLALLVLFNNQLKDKWIQGTVTRDQRHIIKATCDACGLNRGTSKAKLKQALLTLEGTFVHKKSSIYRTVHDKLFDFLAHYFGQKMIECLIDHGDSDLVHERFIWRKSPEDKNCNLDFIIQIPEDYFELYLERFIKDWSAGKVRVTFMNNNLTVAEFRQQLLKHLQNLDKSLQVTLANKCDTVLSKEHHGSGSTPLILTSFYGYTDMVQWMLHNDVVLNHCRDDRNTGLIMASQEGQTEIVKLLLERNPNIDLCNNDGCSPLYMASQNGHTEIVKLLLKRNPNIDLCRKDGCSPLYMASHNEHTEIVKLLLERNPNIDLCNNDGCSPLYMASQNGHTEIVKLLLKRNPNIDLCRKDGCSPLFVASQNGHTEIVKLLLERNPNIDICYYDDCSPLYIASQNGHTEIVKLLLEKNPNIDLCRKNGCSPLLMASQKRHTEIVKLLLERNPNIDLCYNDGCSPLYMACQNGHTEIVKLLLTRNPNIDLCRKDGCSPLYIASHNEHTEIVKLLLEKNPNIDLCRKNGCSPLLMASHNGHTEIVKLLLTRNPNIDLCRNDGCSPLFMASQNGHTEIVKLLLERNSNIDICYNDGCSPLYIASQNGLTEIVKLLLTRNPNIDLCRNDGCSPLFMASQNGHTEIVKLLFTRNPNIDLCRKDGCSPLFMASKNGHTEIVKLLLTRN from the exons ATGGCAAACCTTTCTAAAGAGGAGGAGAACTATGTCCGATTGGCGTTGTTATTGAAAGGAGTGACACCTAGAGCAGTCCGTACTTATTTTGACAGGGAATTTCTACCTTCCTCATTACCCTCGAAAATTAAGACAAGCTACAACACTCTTTCCGACTTAAAACTTAAGAGAATCATAAACCAGGCTCAGTGGAATCTTCTGGTTCCAAGAAATG GTGTACCCGATTCAAAAACATTCGATGTTACATTGATGATCTGTTTGATTAGAAACTTGACATCTATCAGTCCTCCAATCAATGGATTTGACAGTCCACCACCATCAGGGGAAACAACTCCAGGATCCGATCTTGCAAGGATAAAATGTTACAGGAATAAATTAGCTCATCATGATAGTAATACAATAGATACTGCTTATTTCAATACAGCATGGAAAGATATATCAGAC GCTGTAGGTCGATTGGGAGGTCAAACAATGTATCAAGAGTGTCAAGAGTTAAAGGTGAAAATCTTAGATCAGTCAAATCAGGAAATTGTAATTGAAATCCAACAATCGATTGAAGAAATGAAAGCATGGAGAAAAACAATCGACAATTTTGGTCATGAATACTCAAAAGTGCATGAAAATCTTAGAGAGCTACAAACCTGCCACAGTACTTTACAGACAGAACACACAAAAGTTACTGAAAAAGTTAACTTATTACAGACTGAACTCACAAAAGccaatgaaattttgaaagaccCCATACCACCAAACATCAGAG AccaaatagaaaaagaaataaaagaatggGAAATAAAGGATAAGATGTTTGTGACTACAAGAGCAAGTGAGTACGTACTTGAGTGTTTACAGGACAACAGTTGTGTGACTTTAACTGCACCATCAGGAGTAGGCAAATCTTTTATTGCAAGACACACAGCACTAGTTTTACAACAGGAAGGGTATAAAATAATACCAGTGAGAAGACCAGATGATATCAGAGATTATTATCAACCTGGTAAACAGACAATCTTCATCGTAGATGATATTTGTGGAAATTTTACTGCCAACCAACAGCAAATTGAAAACTGGCAACAAATGTTACCTGTGATAAACACAGTTATTGCAGACAAATGTTGTAAGATTATTGTATCTTGTAGGTTACAAGTATATAAAGATAATAAGTTTAATATATTAAAACCTTTTAAATCCTGTGAATGTAATTTATTGTCAGATAAGTTATGCCTTACAGCCGAAGAAAAAGATATTATAGCAAGTATCTATTTTGATTCAGGCTTGGACAATATTGATAGATTATCACAAAATAGTGAATTCTTTCCACTTTTGTGCTCTTTATATCATTGGGGAAAACATGGAGATATTAaggaatttttcaaaaatccatTTTTCGTCTATCAAAATGAACTAGACAGTTTGGGTAGGCATGGAGATGAGGGAAGCTATAAAATATGCAGTCTAGctttattagttttatttaataATCAACTGAAAGACAAATGGATCCAGGGTACAGTAACACGTGATCAACGACATATAATCAAAGCTACATGTGATGCTTGTGGATTGAACAGAGGTACTTCCAAGGCAAAACTTAAACAGGCCCTTCTCACTCTAGAAGGTACATTTGTCCATAAAAAGAGCAGTATATATAGAACTGTACATGATAAATTATTTGACTTCCTTGCTCATTACTTTGGGCAGAAAATGATTGAATGTTTAATAGACCATGGCGATAGTGATTTAGTACATGAACGCTTCATTTGGAGGAAATCACCAGAGGACAAGAACTGTAACTTAGACTTCATTATTCAAATACCAGAagattattttgaattatatttagAAAGGTTTATAAAGGACTGGTCAGCAGGAAAAGTGAGAGTTACATTTATGAATAACAATTTGACAGTTGCAGAATTTAGACAACAGCTGTTAAAGCACTTACAAAATCTGGACAAATCACTTCAAGTCACATTAGCCAATAAATGTGACACAGTATTATCAAAAGAGCATCATGGATCAGGTAGTACTCCGCTGATACTGACTTCTTTTTATGGTTATACTGATATGGTACAATGGATGTTACATAATGATGTAGTTCTGAATCACTGTCGAGACGATAGGAATACTGGACTGATAATGGCAAGTCAGGAAGGACAGACTGAAATAGTAAAGTTGTTGTTAGAGAGAAATCCTAACATTGATCTATGTAATAATGATGGCTGTAGTCCACTGTACATGGCAAGTCAGAATggacatactgaaatagtaaagttGTTGTTAAAGAGGAATCCTAACATTGATCTATGTCGCAAGGATGGATGTAGTCCACTGTACATGGCAAGTCACAATGAacatactgaaatagtaaagttGTTGTTAGAGAGAAATCCTAACATTGATCTATGTAATAATGATGGCTGTAGTCCACTGTACATGGCAAGTCAAAATggacatactgaaatagtaaagttGTTGTTAAAGAGGAATCCTAACATTGATCTATGTCGCAAGGATGGATGTAGTCCACTGTTCGTGGCAAGTCAGAATGGACATACTGAAATAGTTAAGTTGTTGTTAGAGAGAAATCCTAATATTGATATATGCTATTATGATGACTGTAGTCCTCTGTATATTGCAAGTCAGAATggacatactgaaatagtaaagttGTTGTTAGAGAAAAATCCTAACATTGATCTATGTCGCAAGAATGGATGTAGTCCACTGCTCATGGCAAGTCAGAAAAgacatactgaaatagtaaagttGTTGTTAGAGAGAAATCCTAACATTGATCTATGTTATAATGATGGCTGTAGTCCACTATACATGGCATGTCAGAATggacatactgaaatagtaaagttGTTGTTAACGAGGAATCCTAACATTGATCTATGTCGCAAGGATGGATGTAGTCCACTGTACATAGCAAGTCACAATGAACATACTGAAATAGTTAAGTTGTTGTTAGAGAAAAATCCTAACATTGATCTATGTCGCAAGAATGGATGTAGTCCACTGCTCATGGCAAGTCATAATggacatactgaaatagtaaagttGTTGTTAACTAGGAATCCTAACATTGATCTATGTCGCAATGATGGATGTAGTCCACTGTTCATGGCAAGTCAGAATggacatactgaaatagtaaagttGTTGTTAGAGAGAAATTCTAACATTGATATATGTTATAATGATGGCTGCAGTCCTCTGTATATTGCAAGTCAGAATGGACTTACTGAAATAGTTAAGTTGTTGTTAACGAGGAATCCTAACATTGATCTATGTCGCAATGATGGATGTAGTCCACTGTTCATGGCAAGTCAGAATggacatactgaaatagtaaagttGTTGTTTACGAGGAATCCAAACATTGATCTATGTCGCAAGGATGGATGTAGTCCACTGTTCATGGCAAGTAAAAATggacatactgaaatagtaaagttGTTGTTAACAAGGAATTAA